The Sebastes umbrosus isolate fSebUmb1 unplaced genomic scaffold, fSebUmb1.pri scaffold_76_arrow_ctg1, whole genome shotgun sequence genome has a segment encoding these proteins:
- the LOC119484465 gene encoding RNA 3'-terminal phosphate cyclase-like: MEMESSSVVEIDGSVMEGGGQILRLSAALSCISGSSIRITKIRAGRTSPGLRPQHLSGLQLVSDLCSGDLQGASIGSTDITLTPGKIQSGNYTADPQTAGSVCLLLQVSLPCSLFAASSSELRLKGGTNAEMAPQIDYTIKVFKPIVEKFGVHFDCDVIMRGYYPRGGGEVAVTVNPVKELQPVVMTERGTITKIYGRAFVAGVLPYKLAKDMSSAAVRTIRKEIKDLYINIAALQEKEMAFGNGSGIIIIAESSTGCVFAGSALGKKGVYVDKIGIEAAEMLLRNIRHNGCVDEFLQDQLIIFMALAKGTSRIRTGAVTLHTQTAIHIAEQLTQAKFTITKSEDELSSNNTFIIECVGSGAANTHL, encoded by the exons ATGGAGATGGAGTCCTCCTCCGTGGTGGAGATAGACGGCAGCGTGATGGAGGGA GGCGGGCAGATCCTCAGACTGTCCGCAGCGCTGAGCTGCATCAGCGGCTCCTCCATCAGAATCACCAAGATCAGAGCCGGAAGAACCTCACCTGGACTCAG acctCAGCACCTGAGTGGCCTCCAGCTGGTCTCAGATCTGTGTTCAGGTGATCTACAGGGAGCCTCCATCGGCTCCACTGACATCACTCTGACTCCAGGAAAGATCCAGTCAGGAAACTACACAGCTGATCCTCAGACAGCAGG gagtgtgtgtctgttactCCAGGTGTCTCTACCTTGTTCTCTGTTCGCTGCTTCGTCCTCTGAGCTCCGTCTGAAGGGAGGAACCAACGCAGAGATGGCTCCTCAGATAGACTACACCATCaag GTGTTTAAACCGATCGTGGAGAAGTTTGGAGTCCATTTTgactgtgatgtcatcatgag ggggTACTACCCTCGAGGCGGCGGTGAGGTGGCGGTGACGGTGAACCCGGTCAAAGAGCTGCAGCCGGTCGTCATGACGGAGAGAGGAACCATCACTAAGATCTACGGCCGCGCCTTCGTTGCCGGAGTCCTGCCCTACAAA CTGGCTAAAGACATGTCGTCTGCTGCTGTTCGGACCATCAGGAAGGAAATCAAAGATCTGTACATCAACATCGCGGCGCTGCAGGAGAAAGAGATGGCCTTCGGGAACGGCAGCGGCATCAT CATCATCGCGGAGTCGTCCACAGGTTGTGTGTTCGCAGGTTCGGCTCTGGGGAAGAAAG gtgtgtATGTAGATAAAATTGGTATTGAAGCTGCTGAGATGTTGCTGAGAAACATCCGACACAACGGCTGCGTGGACGAGTTCCTGCAGGACCAG ctcaTCATCTTCATGGCGTTGGCGAAGGGAACGTCCCGGATTCGAACCGGCGCCGTGACGCTGCACACGCAGACGGCCATTCACATCGCGGAGCAGCTGACTCAG GCAAAGTTCACAATAACGAAGTCTGAGGACGAGCTGAGCAGCAACAACACCTTCATCATCGAGTGTGTAGGATCAGGAGCCGCTAACACacacctgtaa
- the LOC119484466 gene encoding syntaxin-6-like gives MSMEDPFFVVKGEVQKAVNAAQSLHHRWSELLQEGGGASKEEMDWTTNELRNSLRSIEWDLEDLDETISIVESNPKKFNLDAAELSTRKAFITSTRQTVKEMKEQMSSPTGASVDRKNKQALLGERGAQGPIWQPGPDKYSRLDRQLQNANSQFIEEQQVQQQLMAEQQDEQLELVSGTIGVLKNMSERIGMELDEQAVMLDDFTHEVDNTHSRLDNVMKKLAKVSHMTSDRRQWCAIGVLLAILFVVILLFFIL, from the exons ATGTCCATGGAAGACCCGTTCTTCGTCGTCAAAGG TGAGGTCCAGAAGGCAGTGAACGCAGCACAGAGCCTCCATCACAGATGGAGCGAGCTGCTGCAGGAGGGGGGCGGAGCCTCCAAGGAGGAAATGGACTGGACGACCAATGAGCTGAGGAACAGTCTGCGCTCCATCGAGTGGGACCTGGAGGACCTGGACGAGACCATCA GCATCGTGGAGTCCAACCCAAAGAAGTTCAACCTGGACGCGGCGGAGCTGTCCACGAGGAAAGCCTTCATCACCAGCACCAGACAGACTGTCAAG GAAATGAAAGAGCAGATGTCGAGTCCAACTGGTGCCTCAGTGGACCGGAAGAACAAACAG GCTCTGCTCGGTGAGCGTGGTGCTCAGGGTCCCATCTGGCAGCCTGGTCCTGATAAATACAGCCGACTGGACCGCCAGCTGCAGAACGCCAACTCTCAGTTCATAGAGGAGCAGCAGGTCCAGCAGCAG CTGATGGCGGAGCAGCAGGATGAACAGCTGGAGCTGGTGTCAGGAACCATCGGAGTCCTGAAGAACATGTCGGAGAGGATCGGCATGGAGCTGGATGAACAGGCCGT GATGTTGGATGACTTCACTCATGAGGTGGACAACACTCACTCTCGATTGGACAACGTCATGAAGAAACTGGCCAAAGTGTCTCACATGACCAGCG ATCGTCGTCAGTGGTGCGCTATCGGAGTGTTGCTCGCAATCCTCTTCGtcgtcatcctcctcttcttcatcctctga